A stretch of Pogoniulus pusillus isolate bPogPus1 chromosome 25, bPogPus1.pri, whole genome shotgun sequence DNA encodes these proteins:
- the BEND6 gene encoding BEN domain-containing protein 6 isoform X2 has protein sequence MMQRVLRADEITKVQVLEKHKRKRIEMIFSESEDSDLDKEQGKIVRHIKRKKTLQASAPANILSQLETSLINKQRKPYSGDNFLCSGSSSDDEESLFQLSKVELCAKLKSLKRKLTDTMKENSRLRQSLVMLQVLPQAVTQFEELVGMAEALLKGGVTSSPSSPHSHAVWKASNNSLADSYAAMCSNSCSPLTLNLEEEEQQTEKQFKIEKWQVALCNKSKPQKFINDLMQALYTHEYMATHSLTGAKSSSSKDKAAKPAMNQNEVQEIIGITKQLFPNTDDALIRRMMGQKLNNCTKKPVLSKDHNSGAFQKHSFCISTAAPQGVISSAVPPSREDQQDEDSPAARAQTQRDSYLTPTSQGQQECLKPTSSEVETQLTRSSPAPSPNQSCGQHLRNPDKE, from the exons ATGATGCAAAGGGTGTTACGAGCAGATGAAATTACAAAAGTACAAGTCCTTGAAAaacacaagaggaagaggatagAAATGATATTCTCAGAAAGTGAGGACAGTGACCTGGATAAGGAACAG GGGAAGATCGTGAGGCAtatcaaaagaaagaaaacactgcaGGCATCTGCTCCTGCCAACATCCTGAGTCAACTTGAAACCTCTTTAATTAACAAACAG agaaAACCATATTCAGGAGACAACTTTCTGTGCAGTGGAAGCAGCAGTGATGATGAAGAGTCTTTATTTCAGCTCTCCAAGGTGGAGCTGTGTGCCAAACTAAAAAGTCTCAAGAGGAAGCTGACAGACACCATGAAAGAAAACAGCCGCCTAAGGCAGTCCCTGGTGATGCTTCAAG TGTTGCCACAGGCAGTAACCCAGTTTGAGGAACTGGTAGGGATGGCTGAAGCACTGCTCAAAGGGGGAGTGACATCATCTCCATCCAGTCCGCATTCACACGCTGTTTGGAAAGCATCTAACAACTCGTTAGCAGATTCCTATGCAGCTATGTGTAGTAACTCCTGCTCACCATTAACTTTGAatctggaagaggaggagcaacAGACCGAAAAGCAG TTCAAGATTGAAAAGTGGCAGGTTGCACTTTGCAACAAGAGCAAACCTCAGAAGTTTATAAATGACTTGATGCAAGCCCTTTATACACATGAATACATGGCCACACACAGCCTGACAGGTGCCAAGTCCTCCTCTTCCAAGGATAAAGCAGCAAAACCAGCTATGAATCAGAATGAAGTTCAGGAAATCATAG GAATCACAAAACAGTTGTTTCCAAACACAGATGATGCTTTAATTAGACGAATGATGGGACAAAAACTGAACAACTGCACAAAGAAGCCAGTTCTAAGCAAAGATCATAACTCAGGTGCTTTTCAGAAGCACAGCTTTTG TATTtcaacagctgctcctcagggcgTCATCTCTTCAGCTGTTCCTCCCAGTAGAGAAGACCAGCAGGATGAAGATTCACCAGCTGCTAGAGCACAAACTCAGAGGGACAGCTATCTGACTCCCACCTCCCAAGGACAGCAGGAGTGTTTGAAGCCCACTTCTTCTGAAGTGGAGACTCAACTCACCAGAAGCTCACCAGCACCCTCTCCCAACCAGAGTTGTGGACAGCATCTCAGGAATCCAGACAAGGAATAA
- the BEND6 gene encoding BEN domain-containing protein 6 isoform X3 → MSDDPQELVEMMQRVLRADEITKVQVLEKHKRKRIEMIFSESEDSDLDKEQGKIVRHIKRKKTLQASAPANILSQLETSLINKQLSKVELCAKLKSLKRKLTDTMKENSRLRQSLVMLQVLPQAVTQFEELVGMAEALLKGGVTSSPSSPHSHAVWKASNNSLADSYAAMCSNSCSPLTLNLEEEEQQTEKQFKIEKWQVALCNKSKPQKFINDLMQALYTHEYMATHSLTGAKSSSSKDKAAKPAMNQNEVQEIIGITKQLFPNTDDALIRRMMGQKLNNCTKKPVLSKDHNSGAFQKHSFCISTAAPQGVISSAVPPSREDQQDEDSPAARAQTQRDSYLTPTSQGQQECLKPTSSEVETQLTRSSPAPSPNQSCGQHLRNPDKE, encoded by the exons ATGAGTG ATGACCCCCAAGAGCTAGTGGAAATGATGCAAAGGGTGTTACGAGCAGATGAAATTACAAAAGTACAAGTCCTTGAAAaacacaagaggaagaggatagAAATGATATTCTCAGAAAGTGAGGACAGTGACCTGGATAAGGAACAG GGGAAGATCGTGAGGCAtatcaaaagaaagaaaacactgcaGGCATCTGCTCCTGCCAACATCCTGAGTCAACTTGAAACCTCTTTAATTAACAAACAG CTCTCCAAGGTGGAGCTGTGTGCCAAACTAAAAAGTCTCAAGAGGAAGCTGACAGACACCATGAAAGAAAACAGCCGCCTAAGGCAGTCCCTGGTGATGCTTCAAG TGTTGCCACAGGCAGTAACCCAGTTTGAGGAACTGGTAGGGATGGCTGAAGCACTGCTCAAAGGGGGAGTGACATCATCTCCATCCAGTCCGCATTCACACGCTGTTTGGAAAGCATCTAACAACTCGTTAGCAGATTCCTATGCAGCTATGTGTAGTAACTCCTGCTCACCATTAACTTTGAatctggaagaggaggagcaacAGACCGAAAAGCAG TTCAAGATTGAAAAGTGGCAGGTTGCACTTTGCAACAAGAGCAAACCTCAGAAGTTTATAAATGACTTGATGCAAGCCCTTTATACACATGAATACATGGCCACACACAGCCTGACAGGTGCCAAGTCCTCCTCTTCCAAGGATAAAGCAGCAAAACCAGCTATGAATCAGAATGAAGTTCAGGAAATCATAG GAATCACAAAACAGTTGTTTCCAAACACAGATGATGCTTTAATTAGACGAATGATGGGACAAAAACTGAACAACTGCACAAAGAAGCCAGTTCTAAGCAAAGATCATAACTCAGGTGCTTTTCAGAAGCACAGCTTTTG TATTtcaacagctgctcctcagggcgTCATCTCTTCAGCTGTTCCTCCCAGTAGAGAAGACCAGCAGGATGAAGATTCACCAGCTGCTAGAGCACAAACTCAGAGGGACAGCTATCTGACTCCCACCTCCCAAGGACAGCAGGAGTGTTTGAAGCCCACTTCTTCTGAAGTGGAGACTCAACTCACCAGAAGCTCACCAGCACCCTCTCCCAACCAGAGTTGTGGACAGCATCTCAGGAATCCAGACAAGGAATAA
- the BEND6 gene encoding BEN domain-containing protein 6 isoform X1 — MSDDPQELVEMMQRVLRADEITKVQVLEKHKRKRIEMIFSESEDSDLDKEQGKIVRHIKRKKTLQASAPANILSQLETSLINKQRKPYSGDNFLCSGSSSDDEESLFQLSKVELCAKLKSLKRKLTDTMKENSRLRQSLVMLQVLPQAVTQFEELVGMAEALLKGGVTSSPSSPHSHAVWKASNNSLADSYAAMCSNSCSPLTLNLEEEEQQTEKQFKIEKWQVALCNKSKPQKFINDLMQALYTHEYMATHSLTGAKSSSSKDKAAKPAMNQNEVQEIIGITKQLFPNTDDALIRRMMGQKLNNCTKKPVLSKDHNSGAFQKHSFCISTAAPQGVISSAVPPSREDQQDEDSPAARAQTQRDSYLTPTSQGQQECLKPTSSEVETQLTRSSPAPSPNQSCGQHLRNPDKE, encoded by the exons ATGAGTG ATGACCCCCAAGAGCTAGTGGAAATGATGCAAAGGGTGTTACGAGCAGATGAAATTACAAAAGTACAAGTCCTTGAAAaacacaagaggaagaggatagAAATGATATTCTCAGAAAGTGAGGACAGTGACCTGGATAAGGAACAG GGGAAGATCGTGAGGCAtatcaaaagaaagaaaacactgcaGGCATCTGCTCCTGCCAACATCCTGAGTCAACTTGAAACCTCTTTAATTAACAAACAG agaaAACCATATTCAGGAGACAACTTTCTGTGCAGTGGAAGCAGCAGTGATGATGAAGAGTCTTTATTTCAGCTCTCCAAGGTGGAGCTGTGTGCCAAACTAAAAAGTCTCAAGAGGAAGCTGACAGACACCATGAAAGAAAACAGCCGCCTAAGGCAGTCCCTGGTGATGCTTCAAG TGTTGCCACAGGCAGTAACCCAGTTTGAGGAACTGGTAGGGATGGCTGAAGCACTGCTCAAAGGGGGAGTGACATCATCTCCATCCAGTCCGCATTCACACGCTGTTTGGAAAGCATCTAACAACTCGTTAGCAGATTCCTATGCAGCTATGTGTAGTAACTCCTGCTCACCATTAACTTTGAatctggaagaggaggagcaacAGACCGAAAAGCAG TTCAAGATTGAAAAGTGGCAGGTTGCACTTTGCAACAAGAGCAAACCTCAGAAGTTTATAAATGACTTGATGCAAGCCCTTTATACACATGAATACATGGCCACACACAGCCTGACAGGTGCCAAGTCCTCCTCTTCCAAGGATAAAGCAGCAAAACCAGCTATGAATCAGAATGAAGTTCAGGAAATCATAG GAATCACAAAACAGTTGTTTCCAAACACAGATGATGCTTTAATTAGACGAATGATGGGACAAAAACTGAACAACTGCACAAAGAAGCCAGTTCTAAGCAAAGATCATAACTCAGGTGCTTTTCAGAAGCACAGCTTTTG TATTtcaacagctgctcctcagggcgTCATCTCTTCAGCTGTTCCTCCCAGTAGAGAAGACCAGCAGGATGAAGATTCACCAGCTGCTAGAGCACAAACTCAGAGGGACAGCTATCTGACTCCCACCTCCCAAGGACAGCAGGAGTGTTTGAAGCCCACTTCTTCTGAAGTGGAGACTCAACTCACCAGAAGCTCACCAGCACCCTCTCCCAACCAGAGTTGTGGACAGCATCTCAGGAATCCAGACAAGGAATAA
- the ZNF451 gene encoding E3 SUMO-protein ligase ZNF451 isoform X2, with protein MESPSSVNTGMSNSPSESEDEVEFIGEEPLRPVLEYIDLVSSEDEEPNSSSYVHSNVKRKDNVDYQKERVMSTLDRLARHVEVEKQQKEEKNKAFKEKVDSQCAHGLQELEFIREHSDTEAARLCVDQWLKMPGLKPGTINSGRRGVHRRENQMEVDSGPVCCPVMHCNREFDNKHLLLGHLQRFDHSPCDPTVTLRGPPDNAVACVICCQRFPTSQQYNDHLSSKLNENDGHREDLPPQYIQCFACPSCFLLFTGREECWQHMSEKNHALQASELGDDMKADLPLPFPSYAKNLLISLCKEVPFQVKCRSCYKVLRSHTELTAHFRTCCRDSGPVVLSKKSIAQVAEIFKTKGCCENCEKLFADKNQITQHKETTQHNIKILATVEESILMFCHINGKNKKQSYLCHAADQSRLLLKRHLSAEEPLSESGTAPAKRKSPFRAENEDHGVNRSQRNACKVKAWFCECLQKFFTEEAVEKHILSANRICHRCAVCGKLAESSSIIRLHMSRFHGGAHLNNFLLWCRACSMDLLGEEGVMGHVTEFHGGHTYYYEREALEDEPVPSASDTACISAGESTDCVPSPLELRPEKSPVLGKWQCRVCEEMFESEESVRQHCSSLESHTFHRYCCGLCHSHFCKVGTLQRHSQEHHSQEVPTRFFCGLCGNLFFDTEEEFLAHYQEIHSTDYAFVPEQVEASIKKEVDFLPAEKGALLTCGCQAAYISRVSRRSDSTRCQKAMLQRGNLSFCCCCCSATAQSLADMNRHLDRHVSRKPKEEMYVVRCAACSRSFDDVNSAHQHYHMKHCFLQKPDLSSLAYESENAVFKFTASEACVDRKPHKQKSQASPPKPQERLQSLTLQAPVQGQKEENSVLSGEGGELPDLDYLSTMTHIVLVDLDNWASLFTQLPTNLNQGTFIWGFQGGHSNWKPPVQCRIYNYLQRIGCFFLHPRCGTRREAADFALCVHAGRLDEHLPKQIPFTILSGDKSFLELENQFKMTQRSARILNPHHMEGDMMCALLNSISDTTKGSNSEEDEDVKETTKRSIEETKKWEEEQDAELKEAIKRSLEEM; from the exons ATGGAGTCTCCTAGCTCTGTCAATACTGGCATGAGTAATTCACCAAGTGAAAGTGAAGATGAGGTTGAATTCATTGGA GAAGAACCTTTGAGACCTGTACTGGAGTACATTGATCTTGTCAGCAGTGAGGATGAAGAACCTAACAGCAGTTCTTATGTTCAT AGCAATGTCAAGCGTAAGGATAATGTTGACTACCAGAAAGAGCGAGTTATGTCCACCTTGGATCGCCTGGCACGCCACGTTGAAGtagagaagcagcaaaaagaagagaagaataaAGCCTTTAAG GAGAAAGTGGATTCCCAGTGTGCTCatgggctgcaagagctggaATTCATTCGCGAGCACAGTGACACAGAGGCTGCACGGTTATGTGTGGACCAGTGGTTAAAAATGCCAG GCCTCAAACCAGGCACCATTAACAGTGGAAGAAGGGGGGTTCACAGGAGGGAAAATCAGATGGAAGTCGACAGCGGTCCAGTATGTTGTCCTGTGATGCACTGCAACAGAGAGTTTGACAACAAACATCTTCTCCTAGGTCACCTTCAAAG GTTTGATCATTCCCCTTGTGATCCAACAGTCACACTACGTGGACCCCCAGATAACGCTGTTGCCTGTGTGATATGCTGCCAAAGATTTCCAACCTCTCAGCAGTACAATGATCATCTTTCATCTAAG CTAAATGAGAATGATGGGCACAGAGAAGATCTTCCCCCACAGTACATCCAGTGCTTTGCTTGCcccagctgcttcctgctgtTTACCGGAAGAGAGGAGTGCTGGCAACATATGTCGGAGAAGAATCATGCCCTCCAGGCTTCTGAACTGGGTG ATGACATGAAGGCTGACCTTCCTCTACCTTTCCCATCGTATGCGAAGAACCTTCTGATCTCTCTGTGTAAGGAGGTCCCCTTCCAAGTGAAATGTCGATCTTGCTACAAGGTACTGCGCTCGCATACGGAATTGACGGCTCATTTCAG GACATGCTGTCGTGATTCTGGGCCTGTGGTACTGTCAAAGAAGAGCATCGCCCAAGTTGCAGAGATATTCAAAACAAAAGGGTGCTGTGAAAACTGTGAAAAACTGTTTGCTGataagaatcaaatcacccagCATAAAGAAACCACTCAGCATAACATTAAAATTCTTGCCACAGTGGAAGAGTCCATCTTGATGTTCTGCCATATcaatgggaaaaataaaaagcagtcATATCTGTGTCATGCTGCAGATCAGTCGAGACTGCTGCTTAAAAGACATCTGAGTGCAGAGGAGCCCCTCAGTGAGAGTGGGACTGCTCCTGCAAAAAGGAAGAGCCCTTTCAGGGCTGAAAATGAAGACCATGGAGTAAACCGAAGTCAAAGGAATGCCTGCAAAGTGAAGGCCTGGTTCTGTGAATGCCTTCAGAAGTTTTTTACAGAGGAGGCAGTGGAGAAGCACATTTTGTCAGCAAACAGAATCTGTCACAGGTGCGCTGTGTGTGGGAAGCTGGCTGAGAGCTCCAGCATTATCCGCCTGCACATGAGCCGCTTCCATGGAGGAGCACACCTGAATAACTTCCTGCTCTGGTGCAGAGCATGCTCCATGGAcctgctgggagaggaaggTGTTATGGGGCATGTGACTGAATTTCATGGTGGACATACTTACTATTATGAGCGAGAAGCTTTAGAAGATGAACCCGTACCATCTGCTTCTGATACAGCATGCATCTCTGCGGGTGAAAGCACAGACTGTGTCCCCAGTCCTCTGGAGCTCCGTCCAGAGAAGAGTCCTGTCCTGGGCAAGTGGCAGTGCCGTGTCTGTGAGGAGATGTTTGAGTCAGAGGAGAGCGTCAGACAGCACTGCTCGTCCCTGGAGAGCCATACCTTCCACAGGTACTGCTGCGGCCTGTGCCACAGCCACTTCTGCAAGGTGGGCACGCTGCAACGGCACAGTCAGGAGCACCACAGCCAGGAGGTACCAACCAGGTTCTTCTGTGGTCTCTGTGGAAACCTCTTCTTTGACACAGAAGAAGAATTTCTAGCCCATTATCAGGAGATCCATAGCACAGACTACGCATTTGTGCCTGAGCAGGTGGAAGCATCAATAAAGAAAGAGGTGGACTtcctcccagcagagaaaggagcCCTTCTCACCTGTGGTTGCCAGGCAGCTTACATCTCCAGAGTGAGCAGGAGGAGCGATTCCACGAGGTGCCAGAAAGCCATGCTGCAGAGAGGAAATCTGtcgttctgctgctgctgctgctctgcaaccGCACAGAGCCTTGCTGACATGAACAGGCATCTCGACAGGCATGTGTCACGAAAGCCTAAGGAGGAGATGTATGTTGTCaggtgtgctgcctgcagcaggagctttgATGATGTCAACAGTGCTCATCAGCACTATCACATGAAACACTGCTTCTTGCAGAAACCTGACCTCTCAAGTCTTGCATATGAATCAGAAAATGCAGTCTTCAAGTTCACAGCAAGTGAGGCTTGTGTGGAcagaaaaccccacaaacaaaaatCTCAAGCATCTCCACCCAAGCCTCAGGAAAGACTGCAGTCACTTACTCTGCAGGCACCAGTGCAGGGACAGAAGGAAGAGAACTCTGTGCTCTCTGGTGAAG GTGGTGAACTTCCTGATCTTGACTACCTGAGTACCATGACTCACATTGTGTTGGTGGATCTGGACAACTGGGCAAGCTTATTCACACAGCTGCCAACTAATCTGAACCAAGGGACCTTCATCTGGGGTTTTCAAG GAGGACACAGCAACTGGAAACCTCCAGTGCAGTGCAGAATTTACAACTACCTTCAGAGGATTGGATGTTTCTTTCTTCATCCCCGTTGTGGTaccagaagagaagcagcagacttTGCTCTCTGTGTTCAT GCTGGGCGTCTGGATGAGCACCTGCCCAAGCAGATCCCTTTCACTATACTGTCTGGAGACAAAAGCTTCCTGGAACTGGAAAACCAGTTTAAGATGACCCAGCGTTCAGCTCGCATCCTAAACCCACACCACATGGAAGGGGACATGATGTGTGCCTTGCTAAACAGCATTTCAGATACCACTAAAG GTTCAAATAGTGAAGAGGATGAAGATGTCAAAGAAACAA
- the ZNF451 gene encoding E3 SUMO-protein ligase ZNF451 isoform X1: protein MESPSSVNTGMSNSPSESEDEVEFIGEEPLRPVLEYIDLVSSEDEEPNSSSYVHSNVKRKDNVDYQKERVMSTLDRLARHVEVEKQQKEEKNKAFKEKVDSQCAHGLQELEFIREHSDTEAARLCVDQWLKMPGLKPGTINSGRRGVHRRENQMEVDSGPVCCPVMHCNREFDNKHLLLGHLQRFDHSPCDPTVTLRGPPDNAVACVICCQRFPTSQQYNDHLSSKLNENDGHREDLPPQYIQCFACPSCFLLFTGREECWQHMSEKNHALQASELGDDMKADLPLPFPSYAKNLLISLCKEVPFQVKCRSCYKVLRSHTELTAHFRTCCRDSGPVVLSKKSIAQVAEIFKTKGCCENCEKLFADKNQITQHKETTQHNIKILATVEESILMFCHINGKNKKQSYLCHAADQSRLLLKRHLSAEEPLSESGTAPAKRKSPFRAENEDHGVNRSQRNACKVKAWFCECLQKFFTEEAVEKHILSANRICHRCAVCGKLAESSSIIRLHMSRFHGGAHLNNFLLWCRACSMDLLGEEGVMGHVTEFHGGHTYYYEREALEDEPVPSASDTACISAGESTDCVPSPLELRPEKSPVLGKWQCRVCEEMFESEESVRQHCSSLESHTFHRYCCGLCHSHFCKVGTLQRHSQEHHSQEVPTRFFCGLCGNLFFDTEEEFLAHYQEIHSTDYAFVPEQVEASIKKEVDFLPAEKGALLTCGCQAAYISRVSRRSDSTRCQKAMLQRGNLSFCCCCCSATAQSLADMNRHLDRHVSRKPKEEMYVVRCAACSRSFDDVNSAHQHYHMKHCFLQKPDLSSLAYESENAVFKFTASEACVDRKPHKQKSQASPPKPQERLQSLTLQAPVQGQKEENSVLSGEGGELPDLDYLSTMTHIVLVDLDNWASLFTQLPTNLNQGTFIWGFQGGHSNWKPPVQCRIYNYLQRIGCFFLHPRCGTRREAADFALCVHAGRLDEHLPKQIPFTILSGDKSFLELENQFKMTQRSARILNPHHMEGDMMCALLNSISDTTKGSNSEEDEDVKETTKRSIEETKKWEEVGRSFSQSLPLPSGACVVQLGTLPVNTEAESLRTSAFSTSVVTTSSFAFLFLQSKMQS from the exons ATGGAGTCTCCTAGCTCTGTCAATACTGGCATGAGTAATTCACCAAGTGAAAGTGAAGATGAGGTTGAATTCATTGGA GAAGAACCTTTGAGACCTGTACTGGAGTACATTGATCTTGTCAGCAGTGAGGATGAAGAACCTAACAGCAGTTCTTATGTTCAT AGCAATGTCAAGCGTAAGGATAATGTTGACTACCAGAAAGAGCGAGTTATGTCCACCTTGGATCGCCTGGCACGCCACGTTGAAGtagagaagcagcaaaaagaagagaagaataaAGCCTTTAAG GAGAAAGTGGATTCCCAGTGTGCTCatgggctgcaagagctggaATTCATTCGCGAGCACAGTGACACAGAGGCTGCACGGTTATGTGTGGACCAGTGGTTAAAAATGCCAG GCCTCAAACCAGGCACCATTAACAGTGGAAGAAGGGGGGTTCACAGGAGGGAAAATCAGATGGAAGTCGACAGCGGTCCAGTATGTTGTCCTGTGATGCACTGCAACAGAGAGTTTGACAACAAACATCTTCTCCTAGGTCACCTTCAAAG GTTTGATCATTCCCCTTGTGATCCAACAGTCACACTACGTGGACCCCCAGATAACGCTGTTGCCTGTGTGATATGCTGCCAAAGATTTCCAACCTCTCAGCAGTACAATGATCATCTTTCATCTAAG CTAAATGAGAATGATGGGCACAGAGAAGATCTTCCCCCACAGTACATCCAGTGCTTTGCTTGCcccagctgcttcctgctgtTTACCGGAAGAGAGGAGTGCTGGCAACATATGTCGGAGAAGAATCATGCCCTCCAGGCTTCTGAACTGGGTG ATGACATGAAGGCTGACCTTCCTCTACCTTTCCCATCGTATGCGAAGAACCTTCTGATCTCTCTGTGTAAGGAGGTCCCCTTCCAAGTGAAATGTCGATCTTGCTACAAGGTACTGCGCTCGCATACGGAATTGACGGCTCATTTCAG GACATGCTGTCGTGATTCTGGGCCTGTGGTACTGTCAAAGAAGAGCATCGCCCAAGTTGCAGAGATATTCAAAACAAAAGGGTGCTGTGAAAACTGTGAAAAACTGTTTGCTGataagaatcaaatcacccagCATAAAGAAACCACTCAGCATAACATTAAAATTCTTGCCACAGTGGAAGAGTCCATCTTGATGTTCTGCCATATcaatgggaaaaataaaaagcagtcATATCTGTGTCATGCTGCAGATCAGTCGAGACTGCTGCTTAAAAGACATCTGAGTGCAGAGGAGCCCCTCAGTGAGAGTGGGACTGCTCCTGCAAAAAGGAAGAGCCCTTTCAGGGCTGAAAATGAAGACCATGGAGTAAACCGAAGTCAAAGGAATGCCTGCAAAGTGAAGGCCTGGTTCTGTGAATGCCTTCAGAAGTTTTTTACAGAGGAGGCAGTGGAGAAGCACATTTTGTCAGCAAACAGAATCTGTCACAGGTGCGCTGTGTGTGGGAAGCTGGCTGAGAGCTCCAGCATTATCCGCCTGCACATGAGCCGCTTCCATGGAGGAGCACACCTGAATAACTTCCTGCTCTGGTGCAGAGCATGCTCCATGGAcctgctgggagaggaaggTGTTATGGGGCATGTGACTGAATTTCATGGTGGACATACTTACTATTATGAGCGAGAAGCTTTAGAAGATGAACCCGTACCATCTGCTTCTGATACAGCATGCATCTCTGCGGGTGAAAGCACAGACTGTGTCCCCAGTCCTCTGGAGCTCCGTCCAGAGAAGAGTCCTGTCCTGGGCAAGTGGCAGTGCCGTGTCTGTGAGGAGATGTTTGAGTCAGAGGAGAGCGTCAGACAGCACTGCTCGTCCCTGGAGAGCCATACCTTCCACAGGTACTGCTGCGGCCTGTGCCACAGCCACTTCTGCAAGGTGGGCACGCTGCAACGGCACAGTCAGGAGCACCACAGCCAGGAGGTACCAACCAGGTTCTTCTGTGGTCTCTGTGGAAACCTCTTCTTTGACACAGAAGAAGAATTTCTAGCCCATTATCAGGAGATCCATAGCACAGACTACGCATTTGTGCCTGAGCAGGTGGAAGCATCAATAAAGAAAGAGGTGGACTtcctcccagcagagaaaggagcCCTTCTCACCTGTGGTTGCCAGGCAGCTTACATCTCCAGAGTGAGCAGGAGGAGCGATTCCACGAGGTGCCAGAAAGCCATGCTGCAGAGAGGAAATCTGtcgttctgctgctgctgctgctctgcaaccGCACAGAGCCTTGCTGACATGAACAGGCATCTCGACAGGCATGTGTCACGAAAGCCTAAGGAGGAGATGTATGTTGTCaggtgtgctgcctgcagcaggagctttgATGATGTCAACAGTGCTCATCAGCACTATCACATGAAACACTGCTTCTTGCAGAAACCTGACCTCTCAAGTCTTGCATATGAATCAGAAAATGCAGTCTTCAAGTTCACAGCAAGTGAGGCTTGTGTGGAcagaaaaccccacaaacaaaaatCTCAAGCATCTCCACCCAAGCCTCAGGAAAGACTGCAGTCACTTACTCTGCAGGCACCAGTGCAGGGACAGAAGGAAGAGAACTCTGTGCTCTCTGGTGAAG GTGGTGAACTTCCTGATCTTGACTACCTGAGTACCATGACTCACATTGTGTTGGTGGATCTGGACAACTGGGCAAGCTTATTCACACAGCTGCCAACTAATCTGAACCAAGGGACCTTCATCTGGGGTTTTCAAG GAGGACACAGCAACTGGAAACCTCCAGTGCAGTGCAGAATTTACAACTACCTTCAGAGGATTGGATGTTTCTTTCTTCATCCCCGTTGTGGTaccagaagagaagcagcagacttTGCTCTCTGTGTTCAT GCTGGGCGTCTGGATGAGCACCTGCCCAAGCAGATCCCTTTCACTATACTGTCTGGAGACAAAAGCTTCCTGGAACTGGAAAACCAGTTTAAGATGACCCAGCGTTCAGCTCGCATCCTAAACCCACACCACATGGAAGGGGACATGATGTGTGCCTTGCTAAACAGCATTTCAGATACCACTAAAG GTTCAAATAGTGAAGAGGATGAAGATGTCAAAGAAACAA